In Cyprinus carpio isolate SPL01 unplaced genomic scaffold, ASM1834038v1 S000006726, whole genome shotgun sequence, a genomic segment contains:
- the LOC122144574 gene encoding sperm protamine P2-like, whose translation KRKKERGKEKRKRKREGRRKKTRRKGRDKNRRGKGERTKKEKGGDPGVKGPQRKGKKRRRGKKRRNRGKGRGEEREKERKEEGEGRGRGEKGKGGTGKGARRL comes from the exons aaaaggaaaaaggaaagaggaaaagaaaagaggaaaaggaagagagaggGGAGGAGAAAAAAGACAAGGAGGAAAGGAAGGGACAAGAatag ACGGGGAAAAGGGGAGAGGACGAAGAAAGAGAAGGGGGGAGATCCAGGGGTGAAGGGGCCGCAGAGAAAGGGAAAGAAGcgaagaagaggaaaaaagagaagGAATCGGGGGAAAGGGAGGGGGGAAGAAAGGGAAAAGGAGAGGAAagaggagggggaggggaggggtcGTGGGGAGAAGGGAAAGGGAGGGACTGGAAAAGGAGCGAGGAGACTGTAA
- the LOC109067379 gene encoding LOW QUALITY PROTEIN: cell division cycle 5-like protein (The sequence of the model RefSeq protein was modified relative to this genomic sequence to represent the inferred CDS: deleted 8 bases in 5 codons) has translation MEESLTGRRSRPESDDEILKSGCNEHGKNQWSRIASLLHRKSAKQCKARWYEWLDPSIKKTEWSREEEEKLLHLPKLMPTQWRTIAPIIGRTRPAQCLEHYEYLLDKAAQRENEDDVGDDPRKLKPGEIDPNPETKPARPDPLNMCADELEMLSEARARLANTQGKKAKRKAREKQLEEARRLAALQKRRELRAAGIDIQKKRKKKRGVDYNAEIPFEKKPAQGFYDTSMELYDPLEPNFKRLRQQHLDGELRNEKEDHERKKDRQKIKKKKESDLPSAILQTSGVSEFTKKRSKLVLPAPQISDAELEEVVKLGQASEIARQTAEESGITNSASSALLSVYNVTNNSMALRTPKTPAAQDKILQEAQNLMALTNVDTPLKGGLNTPLHESDFSGVTPQRQVVQTPNTVLSTPFRTPSHGADGMTPHSGMTPKPSVGVTPLRTPLRDKLNINTEEGGMDYSDPSFAKHLQKESREQLRQGLMSLPVPKNDFEIVLPENAEKELEEAEVDESFVEDAAEIELRKQAARDAEREKELRQRHTAVQRDLPRPSEVNETILRPHNVEPPLTDLQQAEEIIKKEMITMIHFDCLHQPFSDALAKKGKGMGSSSNNTEHIAFLEKNPYEKVSEEELKKAGELLAQEMEVVKHGMGHGDLSIEAYNQVWEECYSQVLYLPGQSRYTRANLASKKDRIESMEKKLEINRGHMTTEAKRAAKMEKKMKILLGGYQSRAMGLLKQLSEVWDQVEQAHVELHTFQELKKQEDHAIPRRQEALREDVQRQQDREKELQQRFADLLLEKQTLSQKF, from the exons ATGGAGGAGAGCCTGACAGGACGCCGGAGCAGACCCGAATCTGAT GATGAGATTCTCAAAAGCGGCTGTAATGAA CATGGCAAAAATCAGTGGTCTCGAATCGCG TCCCTGCTGCACCGCAAATCAGCCAAACAGTGCAAAGCCAGATG GTACGAGTGGCTGGACCCCAGCATCAAGAAAACAGAATGGTCACGTGAGGAAGAGGAGAAACTTCTTCACTTGCCAAAACTGATGCCCACTCAGTGGAGGACGATCGCCCCCATCATCGGACGGACACGG CCCGCTCAGTGTCTGGAGCATTACGAGTATCTGCT AGATAAAGCCGCCCAGAGAGAGAACGAAGACGATGTGGGCGATGACCCTCGCAAGCTTAAACCGGGAGAGATCGACCCGAACCCTGAGACCAAACCAGCCAGACCCGAcccattaaaca TGTGTGCAGATGAGCTGGAGATGCTGTCAGAAGCCAGAGCCCGATTGGCCAACACACAGGGCAAGAAGGCGAAGCGGAAAGCCAGAGAGAAACAGCTGGAGGAAGCACG TCGTCTGGCAGCGCTTCAGAAGCGCAGGGAGCTGCGAGCGGCAGGCATCGACATCCAGAAGAAGCGCAAGAAGAAGAGAGGT GTGGACTATAATGCTGAGATCCCGTTTGAGAAGAAACCCGCGCAGGGCTTCTATGATACGTCCATGGAGCTGTATGATCCTTTGGAACCGAACTTCAAACGACTGCGCCAGCAGCATCTGGACGGGGAACTCAGGAA TGAGAAGGAGGATCATGAACGAAAGAAGGACAGACAGAAGATCAAGAAGAAGAAGGAGTCCGATCTGCCCTCGGCCATCCTGCAGACCAGCGGAGTGTCAGAGTTCACCAAGAAGAGAAGCAAACTGGTGCTTCCGGCACCACAG ATCTCTGACGCTGAGCTGGAGGAGGTTGTCAAACTGGGTCAGGCCAGCGAAATCGCCCGGCAGACCGCCGAGGAGTCTGGGATCACCAACTCGGCCTCTAGCGCTCTTCTGTCCGTA TACAACGTGACCAATAACTCCATGGCCCTGCGCACACCCAAAACTCCAGCAGCACAGGACAAGATCCTGCAG GAAGCCCAGAACCTGATGGCACTTACCAACGTGGACACGCCTCTTAAGGGAGGGCTGAACACCCCGCTCCACGAGAGCGACTTCTCTGGTGTCACACCACAGAGACAGGTGGTCCAGACGCCCAACACGGTGCTGTCCACACCCTTCAG AACGCCCAGCCACGGAGCCGACGGCATGACCCCTCACAGTGGGATGACTCCTAAACCCTCAGTGGGGGTGACCCCGCTCAGGACCCCGCTGCGGGACAAGCTCAACATCAACACAGAGGAGGGCGGCATGGACTACAGCGACCCGTCATTTGCCAAACACTTG CAAAAGGAGTCCCGCGAGCAGCTCCGACAGGGCTTGATGTCTCTTCCGGTGCCCAAAAATGACTTTGAGATTGTTCTTCCTGAAAACGCTGAGAAAGAGCTGGAGGAAGCCGAGGTGGACGAGAGTTTCGTGGAGGATGCGGCCGAGATAGAGCTGCGCAAACAG GCCGCCAGAGACGCCGAGAGAGAGAAGGAGCTGCGTCAGAGACACACGGCAGTTCAGAGAGATTTACCAAGACCTTCAGAG GTCAACGAGACGATCCTCCGGCCTCATAATGTGGAGCCGCCGCTGACGGACCTGCAGCAGGCCGAAGAAATCATTAAGAAAGAAATGATCACCATGATCCACTTCGACTGTCTGCATCAGCCCTTCAGCGACGCGCTGGCCAAGAAGGGGAAAGGAATGGGGTCCAGCTCCAACAACACAGAGCACATCGCTTTCCTGGAGAAAAACCCCTACGAAAAGGTCTCCGAGGAAGAGCTCAAAAAG GCCGGAGAGCTGCTGGCTCAGGAGATGGAGGTGGTGAAGCATGGGATGGGTCATGGAGATCTGTCTATAGAGGCGTATAACCAGGTGTGGGAGGAGTGTTACAGTCAGGTCCTGTACCTGCCCGGACAGAGCCGCTACACCCGAGCAAATCTGGCCAGCAAGAAGGACAGAATCGAGTCTATGGAGAAGAAACTGGAG ATCAACAGGGGTCACATGACCACAGAGGCCAAGCGTGCGGCGAAGATGGAGAAGAAGATGAAGATCCTGCTGGGCGGCTATCAGTCGCGGGCCATGGGTCTGCTCAAACAGCTCAGTGAAGTCTGGGATCAGGTGGAACAGGCCCACGTGGAGCTCCACACCTTCCAGGAGCTGAAGAAACAGGAAGACCACGCCATTCCACGCAGACAAGAG GCCCTGAGAGAGGATGTCCAGAGACAGCAGGACAGAGAAAAAGAGCTGCAGCAGAGATTCGCTGACCTGCTGCTGGAGAAACAGACGCTCTCGCAGAAGTTCTGA